GCAGAGCTGCCAAGGAGGGTGAGGGGCCAGGGTCTCACTACACACTACGCTCTGGTACTTGCACATACTACACATTGGTGAGTGtttctgtcaggctgctcagccatgatggcataccgTAGGCAGGATCACATTATTACCATCTATTATACAACAGTGCATTGTGTAGTGAGGCCCCGTCCCTCTCGCCCCTCTAAGTGGTTCTGCAAatggtggcaaccagtcctgctcacagtcTAGGATAGGTTGCTGgtagccattttaaatcattcccggagtacccctttagaacacaagaaaaattatataaaagtGGTATCGGTAGGATCatactgacccaaagaataaaAGGGAACAGGTTAGTTTTACCGCACAGgtgtacatttattttatttttttcaattcctcctcatttagaatttttttccccagTTTCTCACTACATCACATACAATATTAAATggttccattagaaagtacaacttgtccctgaaaatacaaacaaacaatcatatggctatatgaacagaaaaataaaaacgttatagccctgggaaggcagggagttaaaaaaaaaaaataataattaaaattgtAGGgtgtttaaggggttaaaatttacACTCCAGCCAAAATATTGATGCAGTGTGTTATGCTaggtagtagagatgagcgaattttgtattttgaaattcgttcacacttcgtttgttggtaaaagcaGAAAtgggttatggattccgttaccacggaccataaacgcaattctatgatggaatgccttctgtcataatagaagtctatgggctgcataacggatccggctCGTTTCCATCATGCAGGGAAGTCCTCTCCtgaataacggaaacgggacggatccgttttgcagcccatagacttctattatgacggaatgaataacggaatgcctctaaatatcgtagaattgtgttatggtccgtggtaacggaatccataacccaTTTCTGCTTTTACCAACAAAGAAGTGTAAAGAATTTCATAGGCGGAAATTCGCTCTTCTCTACTAGGTAGCTCCAATTTCAAGCTTTAATTTAATTTGCATTGAAAACGGCATACCTGTATCAAACCTGTACATTGTGCTTATGGGCCCAGTTTCGGTCATCCCACCGAAGATATAAATGAATTTTTTCCAGGAAATTGAAGAATGAGCAGCACAAGCAGGAGGCAGATCTCCGTTCGTTTTTAGCCGCTCCCACTTCATAGTATCTAAAGAATACATTTTAAATACACAATGTAGTTAATTAAgtctttttaaggctactttcacacttgcggcagagagatccggcaaaacgtataccaactgatggcatttgtaagactgatcaggatcctcatCAGTCCTAAAAATGcccgatcagtcagaaaaatgcattgaaatgccggatccgtctttccagtgtcatccggcaaaacggatctggcattagtTTTTTTCACCGGaagcacggatccggcactaatatattcctatggaaaaaaaatgccggcattcaggcaagtctttagtTTTTTTGGCCGTAGAtataaccgtagcatgctgcggttttatctctgtcctgatcagtcaaaaagactgaactgaagacatcctgatgtatcctgaacggattgctctccattcagaatgcatggggatataactgataagttcttttccggcattgagcccttttgacggaactcagtgccggaaaataaaaacgctagtgtgaaagtacccaaacATTCATCCCTAGCCaacaaaaagtattcataccccttgaacttttccacattttttcgcaTTACCcccacaaacttaaagggatatCCAACCGCTgaaatgctcccccccccccccccccccgacatatgcccaggcccctcacacacaatataCTTACCTTGCTTCCCAGCACTCGCGTCGCTCCTGCAACCCGTgcggccgctgctgcttctcccatgcgtggatgaaaacatccggtgtcggggggccgGGGGTTGTGGCCAATGGCAGACGGCGACGGGATAGAgcttccctagcatcgcgggtgacgctagggaggctcgtctgccattggctgccctttCCCcctcgacaccggatgttttcatctgcacacggggagaagcagcggcggctCTGTGGAGACCAGGAGCAACGCGAGTgctggggagcaaggtaagtatattgtgtgtgaggggcctgggcatatggggaAGGGGGCATTTCAGGAATCAGATAATCCcttgaaaaatgtattttatgtgatagaccaatacaaagtagcaagtattacaatgtttaataaataatctgaaaagtgtggtatGCATTTGTATTCAATCCCCTGTACCctgaccctaaaaaaaaaatatcccaagctttgAACATCTCAAGGAAGGAGTATGACACAACtgtaaacctaccaagacatggccatccacctaaaGTGATAGACCAGGCAATAATTAGaggagcagccaagaggcccatggacaCTCTGGACAGCTcaagtgggagaatctgtccaaagGACAACTACTAGTATCgtgctccacaaatctggcctttatgcaaAAGtgacaagaagaaagccatttttgaaagcaagccattatAGGGGCACAGCAAACACGTGAAAGAAGGTgacctggtcagatgagaccgaagttgaactttttggcctaaatgcaaaacgctatgtgtggtgaaaaactaacactgcacatcaccctgaccaTACCATCCCCACCGTGGaagatggtggtggcagcatcatgccgtggggatgcttttcttcagcagggtcaGGGAGGCTGCTCAGAgtagatgggaagatggatggagctaaacacagggcaatcctggaggaaaacctggtagaggctgcaaaagacttgagattgGGGCGGAGGTTCAACTTCCAGCAGGACAAGGACCCTAaagatacagccagagctacaatgtaatgctttagatcaaagcataagtatgtgttagaatggcccagccaAAGTCCagccctaaatcccattgagaatctgtggcaagacttgagaattgctgttcacagatgctctccaACCTGAGCgcaagctattttgcaaagaatgggcaaaaatgtcagcccctagatgtgcaaagccggtacagacataccccaaaagacttacagctgtaattgcagtgaaaggtggtcctacaaagtattgtttCTGAAAAcatatgcacgccacactttcaagatttttatttattaaaatttttgaaaaccatgtatctattttcttttcctttcacacatacttgctactttgtgttggtctaccacataaaatcccaataaaatacatttaagtttgtgggtgtaacgtgaaaaaaatgtggaaaagttcaaggggtatgaatactttttcaaggcactgtataataTTAGCCGTATGCAGCTAATTTTACCTGTAACCGATACCAAGTAAACACAAACCTCCGTATAGAGATAATAAAAGGTCTTTATTCAATGAGACAAAAATACATAGAACGATGGTCAGTAAAATTAGCAGCAAATAGAACCCCCCCCAAAAGAGAGGACAAAGAGGAAGCCACTGAGTCAGCGTTCTATGTATTTTTTGTCATATTGAATAAAGACATTTTATCATCGCTATACGGAGGTTTGTGTTTACTTGGTATCGGTTATGGCGATTTAGCAATTAATACCTCTGTTCATTAGTTATTGGTATCCGAATTTGTTATTTGGTGCTTTAATTTTACCTGTGTCAATGCAGAACATGTCACtaaaaaaagagctgcctgccatCCCACCATGAATGAATAGCTTGGTTCCTACAGCTGTAATAATATGTCCATGACGTGGCTTAGGCGGATTACCAGATATCACAGGCTGCGTCCATGTCAGGCTGCCTATGAAAAGAATAAATTGCGCAGTGAGTATTTACTTTATGCATCTTAGTGTcgtgcaggataaaaaaaaaaaaaaaaaaaaaaaacatggctacaTTCTTCAAGAAACGGTACAACAACGGTCTATGAATTGTGTCGGGTACTGCAGTTCCGCTCCATTAAAGTAAATAAGCTATTTTACACAAACTGTGGACGTGCGTGGCAccatttttgaaataaaacaacCACGTTTTTCTGATACCAAAcaacttatcctcaggatgggtcattaaGAGCAGATAGGCAGGGGTCTCACTCCTGGCACCCGACCGGTTAGCTGTTTCAGGAGATCACGTGTCAAGGACGTTAccgtgacaggtggcaggagatcggtgagactggcaacacgtggtttgatctgacatgttttccgtttggatcaaatgacgtctgttttgtttctggtgcttgccgcaccttctttccccaggtgtggctattagggtcatttaaccttctctatttatagttgcttctcccacaatgctgtgcagtttatagcttctgtttggaccttcgGATAAAttatggttggatctcggctgagttcctggtgcttcctttGCTCCTTTTGAAGTtatgtctttcctttcccttttgtattttgtttgggttctgtgtgttgcattttactattgtttgtattaggcctgaaggagactcctgttcgtccttccttttggaggaacaggtagtctcgtccctgccattagtaccagggtcctatagggcttgataggatgctatgtattcctgcgtatgaactcacctacctttggggtctgttcataatgGTAGCGAGTCAggtttttggttagggttttcactaggaggcgaccattttccttccctagttctcaggcctgattccctgttcccaccttccctcctatgctcggtgtggtgtttccctcccacatctAAGCGCGACACCACGGTGCACCTGTGAGCGCTAagacctcctcacagcttaccaaacacagcgccACCCATTGCATAGCGGATGTGCTTTGTGTTGCATTTGGCCCTTCACTTGACAtccacggcatctgagcagtcTTTCCTCAGCTGGTTTCTCTTAACACACAGCAAAAGACGGCGGTACCAATGACCCACCTCAGCCATTGACTGGCATAGAGGTTAACCCCCTACATATTGAGAGGGACCAGGAAGCATCAGAATTAGAGCAGTGAGGTATTAGTAAGAGGAGTATTCAGCTATTTTAATATGTTGCACCATGTgaagcctttaaaaaaaatatataatttaacggACAGACAAGCCCTTTGAATCCCCTTTTGTAAGACGGAAAACTAATATTATAATTTATGCTGGAATTAGCTCTGTAGAGGTAGATAAAATGGGATGAAATGCGGTCAGAGACAGTAACAGTCCATGTCCAATTTAAACAGCGCTTTTCCTGTTCTTTATTTTGTTGCACCAaataaggcctccttcacacttgcgttgtccggatccggcgtgtactccacttgccggaattacacgccggatccagaaaaacgcaagtgtactgaaagcatttgaagacggaaccgtcttccaaatgcgttcagtgttattatggcacccaggacgctattaaagtcctggctgccatagtaggagcgggggagcagcatacttaccgtccgtgcggctcccggggcgctccagagtgacgtcagagcgccccatgcgcatggatgacgtgatccatgtgatcacatgatccatgcgcttggggcgccctgacgtcactctgaagcgccccgggagccgcacagacggtaagtatgctgctcccctgctccccactacactttaccatggctgccaggactttagcgtcccggcagccatggtaaccactctgaaaaagctaaatgtcggctccggcaatgcgccgaaacgacgtttagcttaaggccggatccggatcaatgcctttcaatgggcattaattccggatccggccttgcggcaagtgttccggatttttggccggagcaaaaagcgcagcatgctgcggtattttctccggccaaaaaacgttccgttccggaactgaagacatcctgatgcatcctgaacggatttctctccattcagaatgcattaggataatcctgatcaggattcttccggcatagagccccgacgacggaactctatgccggaagacaagaacgcaagtgtgaaagagcccttaaattgTAGCCTTTCAGGCCCAAAACACAAGTCAATCAGTGTTTGGCTGAgcgctaactaaacatataagttTCCCTGACTGTACAACTGGCTTACTATCGACCACTCATTAGCATCGTCTACATCACAACAAGAGCAAATTTCCACTTAAAGGCAACTTTAGTAACAGTCTCGCCAGACAGGTTCTGTCTCCTCAGATAGATCTCTCTCTCTAGTGCATACCTTGCACCTTAATAGCCCAGCTGGACAAGAAAACTAGTACTGGCCAGGAAGGGAATGGCAGGCCCCGCTACCAACCTGCCCATCATTCTATAAAAATCCAGGCCCGAAAAGAGGACCTACTAAAGTCCTTAGCAAACTACTCTTTTGCTAGGAATACTTAACTTTCCTGGATTTCTTGTATACCATCCAGTTTTCCCTGGAAGAGATGTGTACTTCCTGAAGCCTAGTACACAAAGGAGAGGAATCTTGAGGAACTCCCTGTTCACTTTTCGGGTCACGGTTTCACACTTACTTGTATCAAACACATGGAGTTTGTTGTCTGCAGCGGGTTCGGCGCCTTTCTCTCCTCCTCCAAAAACATAGAACTTATCCCCAATGGCAGAACAGGATGTATGAAACGTCCTCGGGGATGGACAAGGTCCTTCTACATTCGGGTTTTTCCAAGAACAGCTTTCTGAGAAACGGAGAAGATAATCCTGATGTTCATAGACACaactgccatgtacagtatatgatCAGAAGTCTTTGTTGCTACTATTTTCCTCCCCCATGTTTCACTCTATATCTATTGTTCGCATATTCGTAGGCATAGAATGTTAAGCCATGGAGGTGTTTACATCAGCGTACGTATGGACAGCTTCAAGCACTTGGCAGAGAAAGGTACAGTACCCTCAACTGTAAGATTTCTGCCAGATGCCAAGTTTCTTACCATGAACCCCATATGGGCAGATGTACCAAAGCGGTTCACCAGAGAGGATTACAAAAGTAGGacatttttgcacaaaaataagttgagactttaaaggggttgtccaggatctcCTCTGCTTTTACTTAGCCCCGCTGAAAGCAGCCAGAGTGCAGGATCGGGGTGGCAGGGATCAGATGGGTATGAGTTTTGTATCGGGTCAAACATACTAGGGGGGCTAAGTAAAAATCACGAG
The Bufo bufo chromosome 8, aBufBuf1.1, whole genome shotgun sequence genome window above contains:
- the RABEPK gene encoding rab9 effector protein with kelch motifs isoform X2 gives rise to the protein MCRKHLCDTYEWDNPDWKDLLPRYEHACFTSASDPTTIWVFGGAEQAENRNSIQVIRPESCSWKNPNVEGPCPSPRTFHTSCSAIGDKFYVFGGGEKGAEPAADNKLHVFDTSSLTWTQPVISGNPPKPRHGHIITAVGTKLFIHGGMAGSSFFSDMFCIDTDTMKWERLKTNGDLPPACAAHSSISWKKFIYIFGGMTETGPISTMYRFDTEEHLWTQMKFFSPSPPARLDHSMCLVPWKTRKETSAEDHEPQTSVPICLIFGGMDTAGELFNDCYVTALQE